A DNA window from Aquarana catesbeiana isolate 2022-GZ linkage group LG01, ASM4218655v1, whole genome shotgun sequence contains the following coding sequences:
- the LOC141128636 gene encoding nuclear factor 7, ovary-like, which yields MASADPRKELECFICLNISTDPVTLKCGHSFCLYCIGHVLDTQRSEGYSCPKCKQEFQERPAPCNMADNFLSARLHRKSSEHVYEPTTSPENRKCSVHNELLKYYCTKDFTCICLSCRLDEEHWEHQVESMDKASEIRKKKLRNVLKKLMTERGEMEKRVQSLQEHRSKVQGNAHEETQRVTALFRDLGRRLQDLEKRVLSDISGQVERVSLSVSNLIQQLEIKQEELVRKMGDIEKLCNMTDPLSVLQESDASDLCDDDREGHDELLYDGGDLNVAGISQTLHKGLSEIMSGVNVHIFAGTHVFPVFGAKDKVIPGLTDLLLDVSTAGNTLRISDDRKALAFISSHQSLPETPERFWCSQVLSSQSFSSGRLCWEVNVQGSDWWRIGMCYPSIDRRGVHSVIGYNEKSWCLERYAGNKYSVIHGFRAMPITGNVYSNRIRIDVNFWAGRITFYELCDPIRLLMSITTTFAEPLHAGLGVWNGCIRISLAYQM from the coding sequence ATGGCATCTGCTGATCCgaggaaggagctggaatgttTCATCTGTCTAAACATTTCTACAGATCCAGTAACTTTGAAATGTGGACACAGCTTCTGCCTCTATTGTATTGGTCATGTGTTGGATACACAGAGGTCTGAAGGTTATTCCTGTCCTAAATGCAAACAAGAGTTCCAGGAGCGGCCTGCACCGTGTAACATGGCGGATAATTTCTTGTCTGCTCGGCTCCACAGAAAGTCATCAGAACACGTCTATGAGCCCACCACTTCCCCGGAGAACAGGAAATGCTCTGTCCATAATGAACTACTGAAGTATTACTGCACTAAGGACTTCACCTGTATCTGTCTGTCCTGCAGGCTAGATGAGGAACACTGGGAGCACCAGGTCGAGTCAATGGATAAGGCTTCTGAGATTAGGAAGAAAAAACTGAGAAATGTCCTGAAGAAACTGATGACCGAGAGAGGGGAGATGGAGAAAAGAGtgcagagtctgcaggaacacaggagtaAAGTACAAGGAAATGCACATGAAGAAACgcagagagtcactgccctgttcagAGACCTCGGGAGACGTCTgcaagacctggagaagagagtcctgagtgaTATCTCTGGGCAGGTAGAGCGGGTCTCTCTATCAGTGTCTAATTTGATCCAACAGCTGGAAATAAAGCAGGAGGAGCTGGTCAGGAAGATGGGTGACATTGAGAAGCTGTGTAACATGACAGACCCACTGAGTGTCCTACAGGAATCGGACGCAAGTGACTTGTGTGATGATGACAGGGAGGGACATGATGAACTCCTCTATGATGGAGGGGATCTGAATGTGGCAGGGATCTCACAAACATTACACAAAGGGTTATCTGAGATCATGTCTGGGGTAAATGTCCATATATTTGCAGGCACACATGTGTTTCCAGTTTTTGGTGCAAAGGACAAAGTTATTCCGGGGTTAACAGACTTATTACTGGATGTGAGCACAGCTGGTAATACTCTAcgtatatcagatgacaggaaagcTTTAGCCTTCAtatcatcacatcagagtctcccagaAACACCAGAAAGATTTTGGTGTTCTCAGGTGTTAAGCAGTCAGAGTTTTTCTTCAGGTCGACTTTGCTGGGAAGTCAATGTCCAGGGGTCAGATTGGTGGAGAattgggatgtgttaccccagtatagacaggagaggagtTCACTCAGTGATTGGATATAATGAGaagtcctggtgtttggagaggtaTGCAGGCAATAAATACTCAGTGATCCATGGTTTTAGGGCGATGCCAATAACTGGAAATGTCTACAGTAACAGAATCAGGATAGACGTGAATTTTTGGGCTGGGCGGATCACCTTTTATGAGTTGTGTGACCCAATCCGATTACTCATGTCTATCACTACCACCTTtgctgagcccctccatgctgggttaGGTGTATGGAATGGTTGTATAAGGATATCTTTAGCGTATCAGATGTGA